The genomic interval ACCGTGATGGGCAGACCGGGCACGAAGAAGACCACGGCGAGGACGTAGCCGGCCATGAACACGACCGGCGCGAGGGCGCCAAAGCCCCCTATCCACTGCTTGAGCCTGGCCACGTTCTCGAGACGGATCACCTCGCCCAGCCCGAGGGCCCGCGCCACGATGATGCCCGTGGCGACCACCGCCACGATGAGCACGGGCCGGGTCCATCGGCTCATCGCGTCCACCGGAGCCAGGCGGCGAAGAGCCGCCGCACCGCGGGGGTGAGGCGCGTGCGGTTGTACAGGTCGCCGGTCTGGCGGATGGCCTCGGCCTGGGTCGGATAGGGATGGATGACCGAGGCCAGCCGCCCGAGCCCTATGCCCGCCGTCATGGCCAGCGTCAGCTCGTTGATCATCTCGCCGGCATGCCGGGCCACGATGGTGGCGCCCATGATCCTGTCGGTGCCCCGGCGCACGTGCACCTTCACGAACCCCTCCTCCTCGCCGTCCGCGACGGCGCGGTCGACCTCGGCGAAGGCTCGCAAATAGGTGTCCACGGCCACGCCGCGCTGCTCGGCATCCCGCGCGTAGAGGCCGACGTGCGCGATCTCGGGGTCGGTATAGGTGCACCAGGGAATCGTGAGGGCCGAATGTTTCTTGCGTCCGAGGAACAGCGCGTTCTGGATCACCACCCGGGCCGCCGCGTCGGCCGCGTGGGTGAACTTTTCCGGCATGCAGATGTCGCCGGCGGCATAGATGCGCGGATTGGTCGTCTGCAGGCGGTCGTTGACCTGGACGCCGTCCCGCCCGTCATGGGCGACGCCGACGGCCTCGAGGCCGAGACCGTCCACGTTGGGGACGCGCCCGGCGCCCACCAGGATCTCGTCCACCTCGACCCGCGTCGGCCCCGTCGGCGCCGTCGCGTGCAAGACCTTGCCCCCGCCCGCGCGCTCGACACGCTCGACCTTGGCGTCGAGGACCAGGCGGATGCCTTCGTCCACGAAGGCGCGCTGGAGGATCTCCGCCGCATCCGCGTCT from Candidatus Methylomirabilota bacterium carries:
- a CDS encoding mercuric reductase; translation: MPPMVEVLPRDAYNAELIAQVHPPDWRPPSPAPRYNLVVIGAGTAGLVTAAGAAGLGARVALIERHLLGGDCLNVGCVPSKCVIRSSRVIGEVRLAASLGVRVGGPVEADFSAVMERMRRVRARISHHDSVERFRGLGVDVFLGDGRFTGPDTVEVNGTPLRFKKAVIATGARAHHPEVPGLRAAGFLTNENVFELTQRPARLAVIGAGPIGCELAQAFRRLGSEVTLIHTGGHILNREDADAAEILQRAFVDEGIRLVLDAKVERVERAGGGKVLHATAPTGPTRVEVDEILVGAGRVPNVDGLGLEAVGVAHDGRDGVQVNDRLQTTNPRIYAAGDICMPEKFTHAADAAARVVIQNALFLGRKKHSALTIPWCTYTDPEIAHVGLYARDAEQRGVAVDTYLRAFAEVDRAVADGEEEGFVKVHVRRGTDRIMGATIVARHAGEMINELTLAMTAGIGLGRLASVIHPYPTQAEAIRQTGDLYNRTRLTPAVRRLFAAWLRWTR